In a single window of the Pseudogemmatithrix spongiicola genome:
- a CDS encoding alpha/beta fold hydrolase: MKLQTARGTVGFEESGSGLPVVLLHGFPHDRTLWAAQLAAAPAGARMIALDLPGFGESDSAEVPSLDHWADWVVAALDALAIERAVIGGLSMGGYLAFALWRRHPQRILGLILADTRAGADTLEGQEKRVAMQAQVLKEGPGAIAAAMLPGMVGKTTRAERPRAVEYLDAMMRRASVEAIHDALDALRTRPDSTPTLATITVPTLIICGEEDVLTPVKESEAMHAAIADAQLALIPGAGHASCVEHPSAFNALLSGFVQARFP; the protein is encoded by the coding sequence GTGAAGCTCCAGACCGCCCGCGGAACCGTCGGCTTCGAGGAATCCGGCAGCGGACTGCCGGTCGTGTTGCTGCACGGATTTCCCCACGACCGCACGCTGTGGGCGGCGCAGTTGGCCGCAGCGCCTGCTGGCGCGCGGATGATTGCGCTTGACCTGCCAGGCTTCGGTGAGAGCGACAGCGCCGAAGTCCCCTCGCTCGACCACTGGGCCGATTGGGTCGTCGCCGCCCTCGACGCCCTGGCCATCGAACGCGCCGTCATCGGCGGCCTCTCGATGGGCGGCTATCTCGCGTTCGCGCTCTGGCGCCGCCACCCGCAACGAATCCTCGGCCTCATCCTCGCCGATACCCGGGCGGGGGCCGACACCCTCGAGGGCCAGGAGAAGCGCGTCGCAATGCAGGCGCAGGTCTTGAAGGAGGGCCCCGGGGCCATCGCCGCGGCCATGCTGCCGGGCATGGTCGGCAAGACGACGCGCGCCGAGCGACCGCGGGCGGTCGAGTATCTCGACGCGATGATGCGCCGCGCCAGCGTCGAGGCCATCCACGACGCGCTGGACGCGCTGCGCACGCGCCCCGATTCCACGCCGACCCTCGCGACCATCACCGTCCCTACGCTCATCATCTGCGGCGAGGAAGACGTGCTGACGCCCGTGAAGGAGAGCGAGGCGATGCACGCCGCAATCGCTGACGCACAGCTGGCCCTGATCCCGGGCGCCGGCCACGCCAGCTGCGTCGAGCACCCGTCCGCCTTCAACGCCCTGCTTTCTGGCTTCGTTCAGGCCAGATTTCCCTGA
- a CDS encoding methyltransferase family protein: MTSATPNHQNVSAAEQTPAARIGAVLFKNRGWLPVPFLVVPVLAMQELTTRNLLIGAIVMVIGEWWRMWGVATAGTVTRRRSRNVQKLVSHGPFSWSRNPLYNGNFLLWMGIITISGVYWFLPVAAVIFAVEYYYIVRYEEGVLESIFGQVYLDYKEKTPRWFPRPPKPEDAQGEFFWAEAWRSEISTFMQFAAIIALFWAKDRFLS; encoded by the coding sequence TTGACCTCCGCGACCCCGAACCACCAGAACGTCAGCGCCGCCGAACAGACGCCCGCCGCAAGGATCGGCGCGGTGCTGTTCAAGAACCGCGGCTGGCTGCCCGTGCCCTTCCTCGTCGTGCCCGTCCTGGCGATGCAGGAGCTCACGACGCGCAACCTGCTCATCGGCGCCATCGTGATGGTGATCGGCGAGTGGTGGCGGATGTGGGGCGTGGCGACCGCTGGCACCGTGACGCGCCGCCGCTCGCGCAACGTGCAGAAGCTCGTGAGTCACGGGCCGTTCTCGTGGAGCCGCAATCCGCTCTACAACGGCAACTTCCTGCTCTGGATGGGCATCATCACCATCAGCGGCGTGTACTGGTTCCTGCCGGTCGCCGCCGTGATCTTCGCGGTCGAGTACTACTACATCGTGCGCTACGAAGAGGGAGTGCTCGAGAGCATCTTCGGCCAGGTGTATCTCGACTACAAGGAGAAGACGCCGCGCTGGTTCCCGCGGCCGCCCAAGCCCGAGGATGCACAGGGAGAGTTCTTCTGGGCGGAAGCCTGGCGGTCGGAGATCAGCACGTTCATGCAGTTCGCGGCGATCATCGCCTTGTTCTGGGCGAAGGACAGGTTCCTCTCATAA
- a CDS encoding indolepyruvate ferredoxin oxidoreductase subunit alpha: MPYVITEACINVKDKSCVDVCPVDCIYEGPDQLFIQPDECIDCGACEPECPVTAIFPEEDVPANLKQYVQLNREAFNKEPKPGRPTR, from the coding sequence ATGCCGTACGTGATCACCGAAGCCTGCATCAACGTCAAGGACAAGTCCTGCGTGGACGTGTGCCCGGTGGATTGCATCTATGAGGGGCCGGACCAGCTGTTCATCCAGCCGGATGAGTGCATCGATTGCGGCGCCTGCGAGCCGGAGTGTCCGGTGACGGCGATCTTCCCGGAGGAAGACGTGCCGGCGAACCTGAAGCAGTATGTGCAGCTGAACCGCGAGGCGTTCAATAAGGAGCCGAAGCCGGGACGGCCCACGCGGTAA
- a CDS encoding (2Fe-2S)-binding protein, translating into MRITVNGTPRDVAPAGHATLLDLLRDDLALTGTKRVCDRGACGACTVHVEGRPVYACLTLAHGCDGQHIQTIEGLGSPDAPHPLQQAFALEDAAQCGFCTPGQLMAAAALLASNPDPTDEQVVAAMSGNLCRCGTYPKIVRAVRRAATMLRNAAHD; encoded by the coding sequence GTGCGCATCACCGTCAACGGAACGCCCCGGGACGTCGCCCCTGCCGGCCACGCGACCCTGCTCGACCTCCTCCGCGACGACCTCGCGCTGACCGGCACCAAACGCGTCTGTGACCGCGGCGCCTGCGGGGCCTGCACCGTCCACGTCGAGGGTCGGCCCGTCTACGCCTGCCTGACGCTGGCCCACGGCTGCGACGGCCAGCACATCCAGACCATCGAGGGACTCGGCAGCCCCGATGCGCCGCACCCCCTGCAGCAGGCCTTCGCCCTCGAAGACGCCGCGCAATGCGGCTTCTGCACGCCGGGCCAGCTCATGGCCGCCGCCGCGCTGCTGGCGTCGAATCCGGATCCCACCGACGAGCAAGTCGTCGCGGCCATGAGCGGCAACCTCTGCCGCTGCGGCACGTATCCCAAGATCGTCCGCGCGGTGCGTCGCGCCGCCACCATGTTGCGGAATGCGGCGCATGATTGA
- a CDS encoding xanthine dehydrogenase family protein molybdopterin-binding subunit, whose product MIEPKARFVTTSVEVEGRTEQRVVELPAFDLEPWGADAALTHVGARAIRVDAALKATGRPGYTTDVRRPRQAYVAIVRSGVARGRVTRIDADAARAMPGVLDVLLHADCPPKTRLFNPEITYHGQPLAAICADSQEAADRAAVRVVIEVEKARHSVTVAQATAADAAPVRPGISTNLLFNEPRVRARGDVAAGFAQADVIIEREVRTPCVLHSALEPHSAVCEWDGDRLTVWESTQGIFRVRDNVAKALGIPLTNVRVICEAMGGGFGAKNYAGAHTYIAALFAKRLGRPVLCAVDRIGEQVDTGNRPSSVQRVKMGATRDGTLTAIEMVADVPLGIGGWEGGPGEIYHELYACPNVRTHETFAFVNTAAMAAFRAPGHAEGAVGLEIGINALAAALEIDPLELRRRNIATHDQKKNRPYTGNRLAECYDEGARRFGWAEWQRSTPQRDPHRVPGKPQLRRGVGVSAQIWSTGGGPPSYATVRLNNDGSADVLAGSQDLGTGTRTILAQVAAEALGHRLDQVRAIIGDTGATPYAGNSWGSMTVASLTPAVRMAAEDARNALLDAAAGVLAAPKDALETRDGRVLVRGSDRAMTFGEITAKLGNVMIQGHGSRGPNPQDAGIVTTGVQFAEVEVDTVTGVVRVLRLVAVHDAGRIVNPTLAESQLEGGIIQGLGFALFEERALDARMGLPLNVGLHDYKIPTLADIPVIDGVFLPGADVQANHVGARGIAEPAIVPTAPAIAGAVADALGVEVNELPLTPWRVLAALGRRA is encoded by the coding sequence ATGATTGAACCGAAAGCGCGGTTCGTCACGACCTCGGTCGAAGTCGAAGGCCGCACCGAGCAGCGCGTGGTCGAGTTGCCGGCCTTCGACCTCGAACCTTGGGGCGCCGATGCCGCACTCACGCACGTCGGCGCGCGAGCGATCCGCGTCGACGCAGCACTCAAGGCCACCGGTAGGCCCGGCTATACCACCGACGTCCGTCGCCCGCGCCAAGCGTACGTTGCCATCGTCCGCAGCGGTGTGGCGCGGGGGCGCGTGACGCGCATCGACGCGGACGCGGCGCGTGCCATGCCGGGGGTACTCGACGTGCTGCTCCACGCCGATTGCCCGCCGAAGACGCGGCTGTTCAATCCCGAGATCACTTACCACGGCCAGCCGCTCGCCGCCATCTGCGCGGACTCGCAGGAGGCGGCCGACCGCGCGGCCGTACGCGTGGTCATCGAGGTCGAGAAGGCCCGCCACAGCGTCACCGTCGCGCAGGCCACCGCCGCCGACGCTGCGCCCGTGCGCCCCGGCATTTCCACGAACCTGCTGTTCAACGAACCGCGCGTCCGCGCACGCGGCGACGTCGCGGCGGGATTCGCCCAAGCCGACGTGATCATCGAGCGTGAGGTGCGCACGCCCTGCGTCCTGCACAGCGCGCTCGAACCGCACAGCGCCGTCTGCGAATGGGACGGCGATCGCCTCACCGTGTGGGAAAGCACGCAGGGCATCTTCCGCGTGCGCGATAACGTCGCGAAGGCGCTGGGCATCCCGCTCACGAACGTGCGCGTCATCTGCGAGGCGATGGGCGGCGGCTTCGGCGCCAAGAACTACGCCGGCGCGCACACGTACATCGCGGCGCTGTTCGCGAAGCGCCTCGGCCGCCCCGTGCTCTGCGCCGTCGACCGCATCGGCGAACAGGTCGACACCGGCAATCGCCCGTCGAGCGTGCAGCGCGTGAAGATGGGCGCGACGCGCGATGGAACATTGACCGCCATCGAGATGGTCGCCGACGTGCCGCTCGGCATCGGCGGCTGGGAGGGCGGACCTGGCGAGATCTACCACGAACTCTACGCCTGCCCGAACGTGCGCACGCACGAGACTTTCGCGTTTGTGAATACCGCGGCGATGGCCGCCTTCCGCGCGCCTGGGCACGCGGAGGGCGCGGTGGGGCTCGAGATCGGCATCAATGCGCTCGCCGCGGCACTGGAAATCGATCCGCTCGAGCTGCGCCGGCGCAACATCGCCACGCACGACCAGAAGAAGAACCGTCCGTACACGGGCAATCGCCTCGCCGAGTGCTACGACGAGGGCGCGCGGCGCTTCGGCTGGGCGGAGTGGCAGCGTTCGACGCCACAACGCGACCCTCACCGCGTGCCCGGAAAGCCGCAGCTCCGCCGCGGCGTGGGCGTCAGCGCCCAGATCTGGTCCACCGGTGGCGGTCCGCCGAGCTATGCGACGGTACGGCTGAACAACGACGGAAGCGCCGACGTCCTCGCCGGTTCACAGGACCTCGGCACCGGCACGCGCACGATCCTCGCCCAGGTTGCCGCCGAGGCGCTCGGACATCGCCTCGACCAGGTGCGCGCGATCATCGGCGACACCGGCGCCACGCCGTACGCCGGGAACAGCTGGGGCTCGATGACCGTCGCCTCGCTGACGCCCGCCGTGCGCATGGCGGCGGAAGATGCGCGCAACGCGCTGCTTGATGCGGCGGCCGGCGTGCTCGCCGCGCCGAAGGATGCGCTCGAGACCCGTGACGGCCGCGTGCTCGTGCGCGGCAGCGACCGCGCGATGACCTTCGGTGAGATCACCGCCAAGCTCGGCAACGTGATGATCCAAGGGCATGGATCGCGCGGCCCGAATCCGCAGGACGCCGGTATCGTCACCACGGGCGTGCAGTTCGCCGAAGTCGAGGTCGACACGGTCACCGGCGTCGTGCGCGTCCTGCGTCTCGTCGCGGTGCATGACGCCGGCCGCATTGTGAATCCCACGCTGGCGGAGTCGCAGCTCGAAGGCGGCATCATCCAGGGGCTCGGCTTCGCGCTCTTCGAGGAGCGCGCACTGGACGCGCGCATGGGCTTACCGCTGAACGTGGGACTCCACGACTACAAGATTCCGACGCTCGCCGACATTCCGGTGATCGACGGCGTCTTCCTGCCGGGGGCCGACGTGCAGGCCAACCATGTCGGCGCGCGCGGCATCGCGGAGCCGGCGATCGTGCCGACCGCTCCGGCAATCGCCGGGGCCGTGGCGGATGCGCTGGGGGTCGAGGTCAACGAACTCCCGCTCACGCCGTGGCGCGTGCTCGCCGCGCTCGGCCGTCGCGCATAG
- a CDS encoding YhbY family RNA-binding protein, translated as MTMTGKERAELRSECNRLKPTMHIGHEGITGPVLAALDDALRTRELVKIQLNKSVEVSAKSAANDLAKRVKAEVIQVIGRTTTLYRHNPELKRKKGDAPPWR; from the coding sequence ATGACGATGACGGGCAAGGAGCGCGCCGAGCTGCGCTCGGAATGCAACCGGCTGAAGCCGACGATGCATATCGGCCACGAAGGCATCACCGGGCCCGTCCTCGCGGCGCTCGACGACGCGCTTCGTACGCGCGAGCTGGTGAAGATCCAGCTGAACAAGAGCGTCGAGGTGTCGGCGAAGTCCGCGGCGAACGATCTGGCGAAGCGCGTGAAGGCCGAGGTGATTCAAGTCATCGGCCGCACGACCACGCTCTACCGCCACAATCCCGAACTGAAGCGCAAGAAGGGCGACGCGCCGCCCTGGCGCTGA
- a CDS encoding M23 family metallopeptidase, whose translation MHGLRTITLVALVLAGSGCFGGGPAPGGSPRVAADREYLRDRRLMVPVDGVRPRDLVDTYNAARSGGRRHHALDVMARRGTPVISADDGVVRRISTNALGGRTVYVVDHQQRFVHYYAHLDRYARGLREGQRVRKGDQLGTVGSTGNADRNAPHLHYQLLRYANARMWWAGDPVNPVPYLVLRGDKR comes from the coding sequence ATGCACGGTCTGCGCACAATCACGTTGGTCGCTCTGGTCCTCGCCGGGTCTGGTTGCTTCGGCGGAGGCCCCGCGCCGGGCGGCTCGCCGCGTGTGGCGGCGGACCGCGAGTATCTGCGGGACCGACGCCTGATGGTGCCGGTGGATGGCGTGCGTCCCCGGGACCTCGTCGACACGTACAATGCGGCCCGCAGCGGGGGACGGCGGCACCACGCCCTCGACGTCATGGCCCGGCGCGGCACGCCCGTCATCTCGGCGGACGACGGTGTCGTGCGCCGCATCTCGACGAATGCCCTCGGCGGGCGCACGGTGTACGTGGTGGATCACCAGCAGCGCTTCGTGCATTACTATGCGCATCTCGACCGCTACGCGCGCGGACTCCGCGAAGGACAGCGTGTGCGGAAGGGCGACCAGCTGGGCACGGTCGGGAGCACCGGCAATGCGGATCGCAACGCACCGCACCTGCATTACCAGCTGCTGCGCTACGCGAACGCGCGGATGTGGTGGGCCGGCGACCCGGTGAATCCGGTGCCGTATCTCGTACTGAGGGGCGACAAGCGATGA
- a CDS encoding ChaN family lipoprotein, with protein sequence MLSSSIPAVSVAQSAAPTVAQTQAPPAAAAYTPHRVYDTKRRRFLDLETLIARIARDADVAYLGEFHNDPGTHQLQAAVLEGIARRRDGKVVLSLEMFERDVQPHLDGYLADSIDESAFLAASRPWPNYRADYRPMVEFAKARAWPVVGGNVPRRLASVVARRGLAALDSLPEADRPFVASEHSCPRNEYWERFRETMGDMSGHGMQLTPDQVEAMVWRTYEAQCVKDEAMAESIVRARAAHGTLVVHANGSFHSNYRLGTVERVQRRDRGARQIVVSFQPVADLDAADGRSQRKIGDYIVFTLAPTPTPPAP encoded by the coding sequence ATGCTTTCCTCCAGCATTCCGGCGGTTTCCGTCGCCCAGTCCGCCGCTCCGACCGTCGCGCAGACTCAGGCGCCCCCGGCTGCGGCCGCCTACACCCCCCACCGCGTCTACGACACGAAGCGCCGGCGCTTTCTCGACCTCGAGACGCTGATCGCGCGCATTGCCCGTGACGCCGACGTCGCGTACCTCGGCGAGTTCCACAACGACCCAGGCACGCACCAGCTCCAGGCGGCAGTGCTCGAGGGCATCGCCCGCCGCCGCGACGGCAAGGTGGTGCTCTCCCTCGAGATGTTCGAGCGCGACGTCCAGCCGCACCTCGACGGCTATCTCGCGGACTCCATCGATGAGAGCGCCTTCCTCGCGGCATCGAGACCCTGGCCTAACTACCGCGCCGATTACCGCCCGATGGTCGAGTTCGCCAAGGCGCGCGCGTGGCCCGTGGTCGGCGGCAACGTGCCGCGTCGCCTCGCGTCCGTCGTGGCGCGTCGCGGGCTCGCCGCGCTCGACTCGCTGCCGGAAGCCGACCGCCCCTTCGTGGCCAGCGAACACAGCTGCCCGCGCAACGAGTATTGGGAGCGGTTCCGCGAGACTATGGGCGACATGTCGGGCCACGGCATGCAGCTCACGCCCGACCAAGTCGAGGCGATGGTGTGGCGCACCTATGAGGCGCAGTGCGTGAAGGACGAAGCGATGGCCGAGTCGATCGTGCGCGCCCGCGCGGCGCACGGCACGTTGGTCGTGCACGCCAACGGATCGTTCCACTCCAACTACCGCTTGGGCACGGTGGAGCGCGTGCAGCGCCGCGATCGCGGCGCGCGGCAGATCGTCGTGAGCTTCCAGCCCGTTGCGGACCTCGATGCGGCCGACGGCCGGAGCCAGCGCAAGATCGGCGACTACATCGTCTTCACCCTTGCGCCCACCCCGACGCCGCCTGCACCCTGA
- a CDS encoding FAD binding domain-containing protein, translated as MTFSYHIASTQDDALRRIADAGVLPVAGGTDLVPCTEEGILAPTLVVDIRRIPALRDISATAGGLRIGAAATIAELAAHDAIRARFPVLAEACGSVGTPALRNSGSLGGNLVQRHHCWYFRRGVGCFKRGGTQCAAVEGEHQYHGIVADGTCRAVHPSDPAVALLALDARVEIVRADGRVRHVDIAALYDGASRDPLKEAQLEPGELIVAVHLPAIGAAGAQHWEKVMQRGAWDFALVSVAACRRTDGSVRMAMGGLGLAPWRVPDSIEEDVASGGLDEDSIDALVERAFYDMEPLSGNDYKRVMGQGVLKRAIQAISAD; from the coding sequence GTGACGTTCTCCTACCACATCGCCTCGACCCAAGACGACGCACTGCGCCGCATCGCGGACGCCGGCGTGTTGCCCGTCGCCGGCGGCACGGACCTGGTGCCGTGTACCGAAGAGGGGATCCTCGCGCCCACGCTCGTGGTCGATATCCGGCGCATCCCCGCTCTCCGCGACATCAGCGCGACGGCTGGGGGCCTGCGCATCGGCGCCGCGGCGACGATCGCCGAACTCGCGGCGCACGACGCGATTCGGGCACGGTTCCCGGTGCTCGCCGAGGCCTGCGGGAGCGTCGGCACCCCGGCGCTGCGGAACAGCGGCAGCCTCGGCGGCAACCTGGTGCAGCGGCACCACTGCTGGTACTTCCGGCGTGGCGTGGGCTGCTTCAAGCGCGGCGGCACGCAGTGCGCGGCGGTGGAGGGCGAGCATCAGTATCACGGGATCGTCGCCGATGGCACCTGTCGCGCCGTGCATCCGTCGGATCCTGCGGTCGCGTTGCTGGCCCTCGACGCGCGGGTGGAGATCGTCCGCGCCGACGGCCGCGTCCGGCACGTCGACATCGCCGCCCTGTACGACGGTGCCTCGCGCGACCCGCTCAAGGAGGCGCAGCTCGAGCCCGGCGAGCTGATCGTCGCCGTGCACTTGCCCGCGATCGGAGCCGCAGGCGCGCAGCATTGGGAGAAGGTCATGCAGCGCGGCGCCTGGGATTTTGCGTTGGTCTCCGTCGCGGCCTGTCGCCGCACGGACGGCAGCGTGCGCATGGCCATGGGCGGACTCGGCCTGGCGCCCTGGCGCGTCCCGGACAGCATCGAGGAAGACGTGGCGAGCGGCGGTTTGGACGAGGATTCCATCGACGCGCTGGTCGAGCGCGCGTTCTACGACATGGAACCGCTGTCCGGCAACGACTACAAGCGCGTGATGGGGCAGGGCGTGCTCAAGCGCGCCATCCAGGCGATCTCCGCGGACTGA
- a CDS encoding Vgb family protein → MRGLVTLALIGALAVPELSAQVVPFQEWPIEWGGRPRDPYVAQDGIVYFAGQAGNYVGRLDPRTGQTRRYELPPNTNPHTVVAGPDNHIWIAGNRNATIGRLNPASGDIRWYQMGDSTVRDPHTMVFDRNGNLWFTAQNSGVVGHMNVQSGAIRFVRVGPNTRPYGIELNSRGEVWFNLFGTNKIGRINPQTYELTTYDLPHERARGRRIAITPDDVVWYTDYTRGMLGRVDPRTGRVTEIPLPGGAASLPYGMGSDDKGRIWVTESGTKGAILQGYDPGTGRFFGRTLIGREDNNTIRHMMFDRRTGLLWFGTDQGTIGRAEVSRAQTAM, encoded by the coding sequence ATGCGTGGCCTTGTCACCCTTGCCCTGATCGGCGCCCTCGCGGTGCCGGAGTTGTCCGCCCAGGTCGTGCCCTTCCAGGAGTGGCCGATCGAATGGGGCGGACGCCCGCGTGACCCGTACGTCGCGCAGGATGGCATCGTGTATTTCGCCGGCCAAGCCGGCAACTACGTCGGCCGTCTCGATCCGCGTACCGGCCAGACCCGGCGCTACGAGTTGCCGCCGAACACGAACCCGCACACCGTCGTGGCGGGGCCGGACAACCACATCTGGATCGCCGGGAACCGCAACGCCACCATCGGCCGCCTGAATCCGGCCAGCGGCGACATCCGCTGGTACCAGATGGGCGATTCGACGGTGCGCGATCCGCACACGATGGTCTTCGACCGCAACGGCAATCTCTGGTTCACGGCGCAGAACTCCGGCGTCGTCGGCCACATGAACGTGCAGTCGGGCGCGATCCGCTTCGTGCGCGTCGGCCCGAACACGCGGCCGTACGGCATCGAGCTCAATTCGCGCGGCGAAGTGTGGTTCAACCTGTTCGGCACCAACAAGATCGGCCGCATCAACCCGCAGACGTACGAGCTGACCACCTACGACTTGCCGCATGAGCGTGCGCGCGGCCGTCGCATCGCCATCACGCCGGACGACGTGGTCTGGTACACCGACTACACGCGCGGCATGCTCGGCCGCGTCGACCCGCGCACGGGCCGCGTGACGGAGATCCCGCTGCCCGGCGGTGCCGCTTCGCTCCCGTACGGCATGGGCAGCGACGACAAGGGCCGCATCTGGGTGACGGAAAGCGGCACCAAGGGCGCGATCCTGCAGGGCTACGATCCCGGCACGGGCCGCTTCTTCGGGCGCACGCTGATCGGCCGCGAAGACAACAACACGATCCGCCACATGATGTTCGACCGTCGCACCGGGCTGCTGTGGTTCGGCACCGACCAGGGGACGATCGGGCGGGCGGAAGTGAGCCGCGCGCAGACGGCGATGTGA
- a CDS encoding GGDEF domain-containing protein yields the protein MQLPIPGQSEALLRAIRVSQAVNRVRQMPTVFVANPLLAVFIALSYWERADHLSLVVFVAVMVVLWTPAALSWRRLRKLPRPVDVSPRNEMRALIFSAIAGTLWAIAAWVLYPVGGTEEKAMLVMMMSGLCAGSVAFFSSSPVASMLFFLPLMCALMVQVVRYDTAAQPVLPTAVGVFTLCAMLFTRTSWFQFVESVRILVERDEALKAARANRSELETTLAQMQDLAMVDQLTGLKNRRAFFDDAEPSISASRRRGQPVTVAVIDLDHFKSINDTYGHAVGDVVLREAARRIDESSREEHVVGRFGGEEFVMLLPFTTAQQALNAIERVRKEMSREPIVVPDGPTLTLTMSAGIAPLEQEMPITVAIDHADKAMYRAKNLGRDRVEVFGV from the coding sequence ATGCAGTTGCCGATTCCCGGGCAGTCCGAGGCCCTGCTGCGCGCCATCCGCGTGTCGCAGGCCGTCAATCGCGTCCGCCAGATGCCAACCGTGTTCGTCGCCAACCCGCTGTTGGCGGTGTTCATCGCGTTGTCGTACTGGGAGCGGGCCGACCACCTGTCGTTGGTGGTCTTCGTGGCCGTGATGGTCGTGCTCTGGACCCCGGCGGCCCTCAGTTGGCGGCGCCTGCGCAAGCTGCCGCGCCCGGTCGACGTGAGCCCGCGCAACGAGATGCGCGCCCTGATCTTCTCGGCGATCGCCGGTACGCTCTGGGCGATTGCCGCCTGGGTGCTGTATCCCGTCGGCGGCACCGAAGAGAAGGCGATGCTGGTGATGATGATGTCCGGGCTCTGCGCCGGCTCCGTCGCGTTCTTCTCGTCGTCGCCGGTGGCGTCCATGCTGTTCTTCCTGCCCCTGATGTGCGCGCTCATGGTGCAGGTCGTGCGCTACGACACCGCCGCGCAGCCCGTGCTGCCGACCGCCGTCGGCGTGTTCACGCTCTGCGCCATGCTCTTCACCCGGACCAGCTGGTTCCAGTTCGTGGAGAGCGTGCGCATCCTCGTCGAGCGCGACGAGGCCCTGAAGGCTGCGCGGGCCAATCGCAGCGAGCTCGAAACCACGCTTGCGCAGATGCAGGACCTCGCGATGGTGGACCAGCTCACCGGGCTGAAGAACCGCCGCGCGTTCTTCGACGACGCCGAACCCAGCATCTCGGCCAGCCGCCGCCGCGGCCAGCCGGTGACGGTCGCGGTGATCGACCTCGACCACTTCAAGTCGATCAACGACACCTACGGCCACGCGGTCGGCGATGTCGTCCTGCGCGAGGCCGCCCGCCGCATCGACGAGAGCTCGCGCGAAGAGCACGTCGTCGGACGCTTCGGCGGCGAGGAGTTCGTGATGTTGTTGCCGTTCACGACGGCCCAGCAGGCCCTCAACGCCATCGAGCGTGTGCGCAAGGAGATGTCGCGCGAGCCGATCGTGGTGCCGGACGGCCCCACGCTCACGCTGACGATGAGCGCCGGCATCGCCCCGCTCGAGCAGGAGATGCCCATCACCGTCGCCATCGACCACGCCGACAAGGCGATGTACCGCGCCAAGAATCTCGGACGCGATCGCGTTGAGGTCTTCGGCGTCTAG